In Delphinus delphis chromosome 11, mDelDel1.2, whole genome shotgun sequence, one genomic interval encodes:
- the FAM83F gene encoding protein FAM83F isoform X1, whose translation MAESQLGCLDEAHVNERVTAAQAAFYYCERRRAALEALLGGGEQAYRERVKEEQLRDFLSSQERQALGATWSPYEVAAAAAAGGRGKSKAEAETPTQAAAESGDSLAYWPDCSDTEVPPLELGWTEAAFYRGVSRVTLFTHPPKEEKAPHLKQVVRQMIQQAQKVIAVVMDLFTDGEIFQDIVDAASKRRVPVYIILDEAGVKYFLEMCQGLELADFRIRNIRVRSVTGVGFYMPMGKIKGTLSSKFLMVDGDKVATGSYRFTWSSSHVDRNLLLLLTGQNVEPFDVEFRELYAISEEVDLYQQLGLAGGAGRLGLNYSSTVARKLINPKYTLVTGSHHPPGEMMRWAARQQQEASRNAEGQEEGSKGSESARRLESFLHDLVTLEQVLPPVEHILSGELSRDGRVFSHLRVALKPRPQDALAQNGRGEAANGEATAAKEGRRFSSRFFSRRSKRPAAPNSTASAPSPEALAEAEFMAGKRPNQGSSGNVSGKTSSSPAKASNCVIL comes from the exons ATGGCCGAGTCCCAGCTCGGCTGCCTGGACGAGGCGCACGTGAACGAGAGGGTGACCGCGGCGCAGGCAGCCTTCTACTACTGCGAGCGGCGGCGGGCCGCCCTCGAGGCGCTGCTGGGCGGCGGCGAGCAGGCCTACCGCGAGCGGGTCAAGGAGGAGCAGCTGCGGGACTTCCTCTCCAGCCAGGAGCGTCAGGCCCTCGGCGCCACCTGGAGCCCCTACGaagtcgccgccgccgccgccgccggcggcCGGGGCAAGAGCAAGGCCGAGGCCGAGACCCCGACGCAGGCCGCGGCCGAGTCCGGCGATTCCCTGGCCTACTGGCCCGACTGCTCCGACACCGAGGTGCCCCCGCTGGAGCTGGGCTGGACCGAAGCAGCCTTCTACCGCGGCGTGAGCCGCGTCACCCTCTTCACTCACCCTCCTAAGGAGGAAAAGGCGCCCCACCTGAAGCAAGTGGTCCGGCAGATGATCCAACAGGCCCAGAAG GTCATTGCTGTGGTCATGGACCTCTTCACTGATGGTGAGATCTTCCAAGACATTGTGGATGCTGCCTCCAAGCGCCGCGTGCCAGTGTACATCATCCTGGACGAGGCGGGCGTGAAGTATTTCCTGGAGATGTGTCAGGGCCTGGAGCTCGCTGACTTCCGTATTCGG AACATCCGTGTCCGCTCTGTGACAGGTGTTGGCTTTTACATGCCCATGGGGAAGATCAAGGGGACCCTGTCATCCAAGTTCCTAATGGTAGATGGTGATAAAGTAGCCACTGGATCCTACAG ATTCACCTGGAGTTCCTCCCATGTGGACAGgaaccttctcctcctcctgacAGGGCAGAACGTGGAGCCCTTCGACGTGGAGTTCCGGGAGCTGTACGCCATCTCCGAGGAGGTGGACTTGTACCAGCAGCTGGGCCTGGCAGGAGGCGCTGGCAGGCTGGGCCTCAACTACTCCTCCACTGTGGCTCGCAAGCTTATCAACCCCAAGTACACCCTGGTGACGGGCAGCCACCACCCACCCGGGGAGATGATGCGCTGGGCTGCCCGGCAGCAGCAGGAGGCCAGCCGCAATgcagaggggcaggaggagggcagcAAGGGCAGCGAGTCAGCACGGCGCCTGGAGAGTTTCCTGCATGACCTGGTCACGCTGGAGCAGGTGCTGCCCCCCGTGGAGCACATTCTCTCGGGAGAGCTGAGTCGGGATGGCAGGGTGTTCTCCCACCTGCGTGTGGCCCTGAAGCCCAGACCCCAGGACGCCCTTGCCCAAAATGGCAGGGGAGAAGCTGCCAATGGGGAGGCCACCGCGGCCAAGGAGGGCAGGCGCTTCAGCAGCAGGTTCTTCAGCCGGCGGTCCAAGAGGCCCGCAGCGCCCAATAGCACGGCCAGCGCCCCCTCCCCCGAGGCCTTGGCCGAAGCGGAGTTTATGGCGGGGAAGAGGCCCAACCAGGGCTCCAGTGGCAACGTCTCAG
- the FAM83F gene encoding protein FAM83F isoform X2 yields MAESQLGCLDEAHVNERVTAAQAAFYYCERRRAALEALLGGGEQAYRERVKEEQLRDFLSSQERQALGATWSPYEVAAAAAAGGRGKSKAEAETPTQAAAESGDSLAYWPDCSDTEVPPLELGWTEAAFYRGVSRVTLFTHPPKEEKAPHLKQVVRQMIQQAQKVIAVVMDLFTDGEIFQDIVDAASKRRVPVYIILDEAGVKYFLEMCQGLELADFRIRNIRVRSVTGVGFYMPMGKIKGTLSSKFLMVDGDKVATGSYRNLLLLLTGQNVEPFDVEFRELYAISEEVDLYQQLGLAGGAGRLGLNYSSTVARKLINPKYTLVTGSHHPPGEMMRWAARQQQEASRNAEGQEEGSKGSESARRLESFLHDLVTLEQVLPPVEHILSGELSRDGRVFSHLRVALKPRPQDALAQNGRGEAANGEATAAKEGRRFSSRFFSRRSKRPAAPNSTASAPSPEALAEAEFMAGKRPNQGSSGNVSGKTSSSPAKASNCVIL; encoded by the exons ATGGCCGAGTCCCAGCTCGGCTGCCTGGACGAGGCGCACGTGAACGAGAGGGTGACCGCGGCGCAGGCAGCCTTCTACTACTGCGAGCGGCGGCGGGCCGCCCTCGAGGCGCTGCTGGGCGGCGGCGAGCAGGCCTACCGCGAGCGGGTCAAGGAGGAGCAGCTGCGGGACTTCCTCTCCAGCCAGGAGCGTCAGGCCCTCGGCGCCACCTGGAGCCCCTACGaagtcgccgccgccgccgccgccggcggcCGGGGCAAGAGCAAGGCCGAGGCCGAGACCCCGACGCAGGCCGCGGCCGAGTCCGGCGATTCCCTGGCCTACTGGCCCGACTGCTCCGACACCGAGGTGCCCCCGCTGGAGCTGGGCTGGACCGAAGCAGCCTTCTACCGCGGCGTGAGCCGCGTCACCCTCTTCACTCACCCTCCTAAGGAGGAAAAGGCGCCCCACCTGAAGCAAGTGGTCCGGCAGATGATCCAACAGGCCCAGAAG GTCATTGCTGTGGTCATGGACCTCTTCACTGATGGTGAGATCTTCCAAGACATTGTGGATGCTGCCTCCAAGCGCCGCGTGCCAGTGTACATCATCCTGGACGAGGCGGGCGTGAAGTATTTCCTGGAGATGTGTCAGGGCCTGGAGCTCGCTGACTTCCGTATTCGG AACATCCGTGTCCGCTCTGTGACAGGTGTTGGCTTTTACATGCCCATGGGGAAGATCAAGGGGACCCTGTCATCCAAGTTCCTAATGGTAGATGGTGATAAAGTAGCCACTGGATCCTACAG gaaccttctcctcctcctgacAGGGCAGAACGTGGAGCCCTTCGACGTGGAGTTCCGGGAGCTGTACGCCATCTCCGAGGAGGTGGACTTGTACCAGCAGCTGGGCCTGGCAGGAGGCGCTGGCAGGCTGGGCCTCAACTACTCCTCCACTGTGGCTCGCAAGCTTATCAACCCCAAGTACACCCTGGTGACGGGCAGCCACCACCCACCCGGGGAGATGATGCGCTGGGCTGCCCGGCAGCAGCAGGAGGCCAGCCGCAATgcagaggggcaggaggagggcagcAAGGGCAGCGAGTCAGCACGGCGCCTGGAGAGTTTCCTGCATGACCTGGTCACGCTGGAGCAGGTGCTGCCCCCCGTGGAGCACATTCTCTCGGGAGAGCTGAGTCGGGATGGCAGGGTGTTCTCCCACCTGCGTGTGGCCCTGAAGCCCAGACCCCAGGACGCCCTTGCCCAAAATGGCAGGGGAGAAGCTGCCAATGGGGAGGCCACCGCGGCCAAGGAGGGCAGGCGCTTCAGCAGCAGGTTCTTCAGCCGGCGGTCCAAGAGGCCCGCAGCGCCCAATAGCACGGCCAGCGCCCCCTCCCCCGAGGCCTTGGCCGAAGCGGAGTTTATGGCGGGGAAGAGGCCCAACCAGGGCTCCAGTGGCAACGTCTCAG